A part of Onthophagus taurus isolate NC chromosome 7, IU_Otau_3.0, whole genome shotgun sequence genomic DNA contains:
- the LOC111423906 gene encoding lysM and putative peptidoglycan-binding domain-containing protein 3 encodes MKRQKRPKEEQYKKLTGKYSDDSSDETELFIIKKTTYQEPPTVEKIVEEGDTLQAIAIRYRCTVEELKRINHILNANEIFAKGKIKVPERPFSTILAGIHNNSGRSSPKDDDVAIKKEPAVANLIDLPSTSSTNENVNNVIFNSTISNTKTCDNDINENYDEEITLLPVHSTISHSPPSKFNCSGVDADISWITLIVFIVTLIVAVPLIFVFYIAEHHET; translated from the exons atgaaaagacaaaa ACGACCCAAAGAAGAACAATACAAGAAATTGACGGGAAAATACAGCGATGACAGTTCAGACGAAACGGAGCTCTTCATCATTAAAAAGACGACTTACCAAGAACCACCGACGGTTGAGAAAATAGTAGAAGAAGGTGATACTTTACAAGCCATAGCTATCCGATATAGATGTACC gtaGAGGAATTAAAACgtataaatcatattttaaatgCTAATGAGATCTTTGCAAAAGGAAAAATAAAGGTTCCCGAAAGGCCGTTTTCAACGATTTTAGCAGGTATTCATAACAATAGCGGTAGATCGTCTCCTAAAGATGATGATGTCGCAATAAAAAAAGAACCCGCAGTTGCAAACTTGATTGATTTGCCTTCAACAAGTTCCACAAACGAGAATGTGAACAATGTGATTTTTAATTCGACCATTTCAAATACAAAAACTTGTGATAACGACATAAACGAGAATTACGATGAAGAAATAACTTTACTGCCGGTACACTCAACCATTTCACATTCACCTCCCTCTAAGTTTAATTGTAGTGGAGTCGATGCTGATATTTCCTGGATTACACTTATCgtttttattgtaactttaaTAGTTGCTGTACCtcttatttttgtgttttatattGCCGAGCATCatgaaacataa
- the LOC111423365 gene encoding protein obstructor-E-like: protein MNSYKNKAILLIAISFIIVIINGTPVNDCGKDVTSIFYPNFDDCTTYYNCSAGVMQLTNCPDGLLFHADYGYCDLAENVKC from the exons atgAATTCCTACAAAA ATAAGGCAATCTTATTAATCGCTATATCATTTATTATTGTGATCATta atggaACTCCAGTTAATGATTGTGGAAAAGATGTCACCAGCATATTTTATCCTAATTTCGACGATTGCACAACGTATTATAATTGTAGTGCAGGTGTAATGCAATTAACTAATTGCCCTGATGGATTACTTTTCCACGCTGATTACGGTTATTGCGACCTAgctgaaaatgttaaatgcTAA